In the Euphorbia lathyris chromosome 5, ddEupLath1.1, whole genome shotgun sequence genome, one interval contains:
- the LOC136230338 gene encoding GDSL esterase/lipase At2g30310-like, which produces MAAIKFLTIFFFLYKVASSTNSPRSPKFPALFVIGDSVMDTGNNKYIPTWVKSNYSPYGQNYTTHLPTGRFSNGKLISDMLVSYLGIKDALPPFLTPTLSSSDLVTGVNFASAGSGFDDLTSLTSGSIPVSKQIQHFKLYVDKLKSIVGEGKAYGIVKSSLIVLSAGTNDWFFNYYDIPTRKLTYDVNGYQDFLLNRMQSFIKELYELGCRSIMVSGLAPTGCIPIQMAWSIEKHCKEDQNRDSQIYNQKLVKILSELQTTLPGIKLVYNDFYTSVIDMINHPKNYGFIETTKGCCIEQGKEYKSMFCSRKVAPCKNPDQYIFWDQIHPTLATYNYIFKYMTYNVLPQFL; this is translated from the exons ATGGCAGCCATAAAATTTCTCACAATCTTTTTCTTCTTATACAAAGTTGCATCCTCTACAAATTCTCCCCGATCCCCGAAATTTCCCGCGCTTTTCGTCATCGGAGATTCCGTCATGGACACGGGAAACAACAAGTACATTCCGACATGGGTGAAGTCAAATTACTCCCCGTATGGTCAAAACTACACTACCCATTTGCCGACAGGAAGATTCTCAAACGGAAAACTTATTTCCGATATGTTAGTTTCGTATTTAGGCATCAAAGATGCTCTTCCTCCGTTTCTGACTCCAACCCTTTCGTCCAGTGATCTAGTTACTGGTGTTAATTTCGCTTCAGCAGGATCAGGATTCGACGATTTGACTAGTTTGACTTCTGGTTCCATTCCGGTTTCAAAGCAAATTCAACACTTTAAACTCTATGTAGACAAGCTTAAATCGATTGTTGGAGAAGGAAAGGCGTATGGCATTGTTAAGAGCTCTTTGATTGTTCTTAGTGCGGGAACAAATGATTGGTTTTTCAACTATTATGATATTCCTACGAGAAAATTAACTTACGACGTTAATGGTTACCAAGATTTTCTACTGAATAGAATGCAATCATTTATCAAG GAATTATATGAACTTGGCTGCCGATCAATAATGGTAAGTGGACTAGCTCCAACGGGTTGCATACCTATTCAAATGGCTTGGAGTATAGAGAAACACTGTAAGGAGGATCAAAATAGAGATTCTCAGATTTACAATCAAAAACTTGTTAAGATCTTATCTGAATTGCAGACAACTCTTCCTGGAATCAAACTCGTCTATAATGACTTTTATACCTCTGTCATCGACATGATTAATCATCCTAAAAACTACG GTTTTATCGAAACAACAAAAGGTTGTTGTATCGAACAAGGCAAGGAATATAAATCGATGTTTTGCAGTCGAAAAGTTGCACCGTGCAAAAATCCCGATCAATATATATTTTGGGATCAGATTCATCCAACTTTAGCAACCTACAATTACATTTTTAAGTACATGACATATAACGTTCTTCCTCAATTTTTGTAG